One Candidatus Methylomirabilis lanthanidiphila DNA window includes the following coding sequences:
- a CDS encoding cation transporter gives MNATDAIDATTQETQTMISRLIEWSATNRFIIGLFTVFAIAWGIWALRHTPLDAIPDLSDVQVIVQTEWAERSPTLVEDQITYPIVTALLSAPKVKVVRGFSFFGLSFVYIIFQDGTDLYWARTRVLEYMQGVQDRLPRGVTPVLGPDATGVGWGFEYALVDETGRHDLAQLRTLNDWYVHHWLLSVPGVAEVARVGGFVKQYQVSIDPATLLGFRLPIEKVIEAIRKGNNDTGGRVVEFTGREYMVRGLGYIKSIKDVEAIVVGTDERGTPILVRDIGRVGLGPDIRRGASELNGQGEVAGGIVVIRYGENSLDVIQRVKGKIQQITPSLPDGVRIVTTYDRSDLIYRSIGTLKEKLIEESLIVSLVIIVFLFHVRSALVPILTLPVAILMSFIAMYYIGLGSNIMSLGGIAIAIGAMIDAAIIMVENAHTRLEEWEREGRPIDRTRLLIEAAQQVGRPLFFSLLIITVSFLPVFTLEAQEGRLFRPLAFTKTFAMFFSAFLAVTLAPLLMVLLIRGKIQPEEKNPINRFLIWAYQPVVHFALRRKKTILVMALFAMAATVPVFLRLGSEFMPPLYEGTLLYMPTALPGASITQVSQLLQIQDRIIKHFPEVESVFAKGGRSTSATDPAPLEMIETVINLKPEQQWRTGMTVEKLIDEMDDALQIPGVTNAWTMPIKARTDMLSTGIRTPVGIKVLGPKLETIQRIGQEIEAALKSVPGTRNVFAERVAGGYYLDFEIKRDEIARYGLTVTDVEDVIETAIGGSTVTTAIEGRERFPVNVRYFRGFRDSLDSLKRVLVSTPMGAQVPITQLVDLKLSSGSTLIRSEAAELVGYVYVDVADRDIGGYVADAQRVVAEQVKLAQGYHLIWSGQFEYMERAKERLKYVIPLTLLIVFVLLYFNTASVTKVFIVLLAVPFSLIGAIWLIYLLGYNLSVAVWVGIIALAGVDAETGVIMLLYLDHAYEKWRSAGRMRTMDDLQEAISEGAVKRIRPKMMTVM, from the coding sequence ATGAACGCAACCGACGCGATAGACGCGACGACGCAAGAGACGCAAACGATGATCTCGCGGTTAATTGAGTGGAGCGCCACCAACCGATTCATCATCGGCCTCTTCACTGTCTTCGCGATTGCCTGGGGGATCTGGGCGCTGCGACATACGCCCCTGGATGCCATCCCTGACCTGTCCGACGTCCAGGTCATTGTCCAAACGGAGTGGGCAGAGCGGAGCCCGACGCTCGTGGAGGATCAGATCACCTATCCGATTGTCACCGCGCTCCTCTCGGCCCCGAAGGTCAAGGTAGTCCGCGGCTTCTCCTTCTTTGGCCTCTCCTTTGTTTATATCATCTTTCAGGACGGCACGGATCTGTACTGGGCCCGGACCCGGGTGCTCGAGTATATGCAGGGAGTGCAGGACAGGCTGCCCCGGGGCGTCACCCCGGTTCTGGGGCCGGATGCCACCGGCGTAGGCTGGGGGTTTGAATATGCGCTGGTAGACGAGACCGGCCGGCACGATCTGGCCCAACTTCGGACGTTGAACGATTGGTACGTGCATCACTGGCTCCTGTCCGTCCCCGGCGTGGCCGAGGTGGCGCGGGTTGGCGGCTTCGTCAAGCAGTATCAGGTCTCCATCGATCCTGCCACGCTGTTGGGCTTCAGGCTGCCCATCGAGAAAGTCATTGAGGCGATCCGAAAGGGGAACAACGACACCGGCGGCCGGGTGGTGGAGTTTACCGGACGCGAGTATATGGTTCGGGGACTCGGCTACATCAAATCTATCAAGGACGTCGAGGCGATTGTCGTTGGCACCGACGAACGGGGCACCCCGATCCTGGTCCGTGATATCGGTCGGGTCGGCCTTGGGCCGGACATCCGCCGTGGCGCCTCCGAGTTGAATGGCCAGGGCGAAGTGGCCGGCGGTATCGTCGTGATCCGGTATGGTGAGAACAGCCTGGACGTGATCCAGCGGGTCAAGGGCAAGATTCAGCAGATCACACCGTCCCTGCCGGATGGCGTCAGGATCGTGACCACCTACGACCGATCCGACCTGATCTACCGCTCCATCGGCACCCTCAAGGAGAAGCTGATCGAGGAAAGTCTGATCGTCAGCCTGGTGATTATTGTGTTTCTGTTTCATGTCCGCAGCGCTCTGGTGCCCATTCTCACGCTGCCTGTCGCCATCCTGATGTCGTTCATCGCAATGTACTACATCGGGCTGGGCTCCAACATTATGTCGTTGGGCGGAATCGCCATTGCCATCGGCGCCATGATCGATGCCGCCATTATCATGGTGGAAAATGCGCACACGCGGCTGGAAGAATGGGAGCGGGAGGGGCGGCCAATCGACCGGACTCGCCTCCTGATCGAAGCCGCCCAGCAGGTCGGACGGCCGCTCTTCTTTTCATTGCTGATCATCACCGTCTCCTTTCTGCCGGTCTTCACCCTGGAGGCGCAGGAAGGCCGGCTCTTCCGTCCCCTGGCCTTTACCAAGACATTTGCCATGTTCTTTTCCGCCTTCCTCGCCGTGACCCTGGCGCCGCTCCTCATGGTGCTCCTCATTCGGGGCAAGATCCAACCGGAGGAAAAGAACCCGATCAACCGATTCCTGATCTGGGCGTACCAGCCCGTGGTGCACTTCGCGCTCAGGCGGAAGAAGACCATCCTTGTGATGGCCCTCTTCGCCATGGCGGCCACGGTCCCGGTCTTTCTGAGACTCGGGTCGGAGTTTATGCCGCCGCTGTACGAAGGCACCTTGCTCTATATGCCGACGGCGCTTCCGGGCGCGTCGATCACCCAGGTCTCCCAGCTCTTGCAGATCCAGGACCGGATCATCAAGCACTTCCCGGAGGTCGAGTCGGTCTTCGCCAAAGGCGGGCGCTCTACCAGCGCCACCGACCCGGCGCCCCTGGAGATGATAGAGACCGTCATCAACCTGAAGCCGGAGCAGCAGTGGCGCACAGGGATGACCGTGGAGAAGCTGATCGACGAGATGGACGACGCCCTTCAGATTCCCGGCGTCACCAACGCATGGACGATGCCGATCAAGGCGAGGACCGACATGCTCAGCACGGGGATCCGGACCCCCGTCGGGATCAAGGTGCTCGGCCCCAAGCTGGAGACGATTCAGCGCATCGGCCAGGAGATCGAGGCGGCGCTCAAGTCTGTCCCGGGCACCCGGAATGTGTTTGCCGAGCGTGTGGCCGGCGGCTACTACCTCGATTTCGAGATCAAGCGCGATGAGATTGCCCGCTATGGCCTCACCGTGACGGATGTCGAAGACGTCATCGAGACCGCCATCGGCGGCAGCACCGTCACGACCGCGATCGAGGGGCGAGAGCGGTTCCCGGTCAACGTTCGGTATTTCAGGGGGTTCCGCGACAGCCTGGACAGCCTGAAGCGCGTGTTGGTGTCAACCCCAATGGGCGCACAGGTTCCGATCACCCAGCTTGTCGATTTGAAGCTCTCAAGCGGCAGCACCCTGATCCGGAGCGAGGCCGCCGAGCTGGTCGGTTACGTCTATGTCGATGTCGCGGACCGGGACATCGGCGGCTACGTCGCCGATGCTCAACGGGTGGTGGCCGAGCAGGTGAAGCTCGCCCAGGGGTATCACCTCATCTGGAGCGGCCAGTTCGAGTATATGGAGCGGGCCAAAGAACGCCTGAAATATGTCATTCCCCTCACCCTGCTGATCGTGTTCGTTCTGCTCTACTTCAACACGGCGAGCGTCACGAAGGTGTTCATCGTCCTGCTCGCCGTCCCGTTCTCGCTCATCGGCGCAATCTGGCTCATCTATCTGCTCGGATATAACTTAAGCGTGGCGGTCTGGGTCGGGATCATCGCGCTGGCCGGCGTCGACGCCGAAACGGGGGTGATCATGCTCCTCTACCTCGACCACGCATACGAGAAGTGGCGTAGCGCGGGACGGATGCGGACCATGGACGATCTCCAGGAGGCGATCAGCGAGGGGGCGGTGAAGCGGATTCGGCCGAAGATGATGACCGTCATG